Genomic DNA from Rhodothermales bacterium:
TGCCACATGGAGCCTTGGGACGGGCCCGCGGCGGTGCTCTTCTCCGACGGACGGCATGCCGGGGCCGTGATGGATCGCAACGGCTTGCGTCCGGTGCGCTACACGGTCACGCACGATGGGTACATGATCGTCGCTTCGGAGGCCGGACCCCTCGACATCGAAGCCGCCAACGTGCAGCACAACGGCCGCCTGCAGCCGGGGCGCATGCTGCTTGTGGACTTGCAGGAGGGTCGGTTGATCGAGGACGAGGAGATCAAGACTCACGTGGCCGGAGGAAGGCCGTACGGCCAGTGGCTGACCGAGCACATGCGGCATGTCGACACCCTGCCCGAGGCTGCCGTGCAGCGGCCGGGGCACGAAGCAGACATGGTGACGCTCTGGCGCCGATTCGGCTACACCCGGGAGAGTCTGGAGCAGTTGGTGGCCCCGATGGCGGAGAAGGGCAAAGAGCCCATCGCCAGTATGGGCCGCGATATCCCGTTGGCGGTGCTCTCTTCACAACCGCGGCCGCTGTTCGACTACTTCAAGCAACTGTTTGCGCAGGTCACCAATCCGCCTCTGGATGCCATCCGGGAGGAGATGGTGACGTCTCTGTTCGTTAATCTTGGGGCCGCCCACAACCTGTTCGAGGAGGCGCCCGAGGCGGCTCGTTTGGTGCGCCTGGACACCCCCGTGATCAGCGCAGATACCCTGAACCGCCTCGAACACCTGGAGCGCACCGAGGTGCTTTCCTCCACGATGCCGTCCGGGGCAGACGGTGACAGGTTGGAGGCCGCCCTCGAGGACCTGCGATGCGCTGCCTCCCGGGCCATCGAAGACGGTCGGGACATTCTGGTGCTGTCAGACCGGGTGCCCGGCGAGGGGCGTGTGCCGCTTCCCACGTTGTTGGCGGTCGGCGCCGTGCACCATCACCTGATTCGCACGGGCCGGCGCATGCGGTGCTCGCTGGTGGTAGACAGTGGCGAACCCCGGGAGGTGCATCACTGCTGCACACTGCTGGGCTATGGAGCCAACGCCGTGCATCCCTGGCTGGCCGTTCGATCGGCGCAGTATCTGGCGGAGCAGGCGCGCATTCGACTTCCAGACCCTGCTGAGGCGGCAAATCGCCTGCTGCAGGCCCTGAACGCCTCCGTGCTCAAGGTGATGTCCAAGATGGGTATCTCCACGGTGCAGTCGTACACCGGTGCGCAGATCTTTGAGGCCGTCGGCGTGCATCCGGACGTGGTGGCGGATGCCTTTGTAGGCACACCAAGCCGCATTGGCGGGATCCGGCTGGACGACATCGCCCGTGATTACGGGGTGTACCATGAGCACGCCACGGCCCCGCGGCTGCCCCTGGAGCCCGAGCTGCCCGAGGGAGGTACCCAGCGTTGGCGTCGCAGCGGGGAGCACCACGTGCTGAGGCCGGAGGTCGTGGCTTCGCTGCAGCAGTCGGTGCGTGATGGCAGCGACAGCGAGTACGCGCGATTCGCCGAGCTCGTCAATGATCAGTCCCGAAAACTCGGCGCTCTGCGCGGGCTTATGGAGTTCGTGCCCGGCACGCCGGTGCCCCTTGAGGAGGTCGAGCCCTGGACGGAGATCGTCACCCGCTTCAAGACCGGAGCCATGTCTTACGGGTCGCTGAGCGGCGAGGCGCATGCCACCCTGGCGGAGGCCATGAACCGCATCGGGGGACGCAGCAATACAGGCGAGGGCGGAGAAGACCCCGAGCGGTATGCCCGCGCACACCCGGCGCGCAGCCGCATCAAACAGGTGGCCTCCGGCCGGTTCGGTGTCACCATGCCCTACCTGGCGTCGGCTGACGAGATCCAGATCAAGATGGCGCAGGGCGCCAAGCCGGGGGAAGGCGGGCAGCTGCCGGGAGAGAAGGTCTACCCATGGATTGCACGCACGCGGTACTCCACGCCTTATGTGGGTCTGATTTCACCCCCGCCGCACCACGACATCTATTCGATCGAGGATCTGGCGCAGCTGATTTTCGATCTGCGCAACGCCAACCCGGATGCGCGCATCAGCGTCAAGCTGGTCTCCGAGGCGGGTGTCGGTACGGTGGCCGCCGGCGTGGCCAAAGCGAAGGCAGACGTCGTGCTCATCTCCGGTCACGATGGGGGCACGGGCGCATCGCCCGCGAATTCCATCCTGCATGCCGGCTTGCCCTGGGAGCTTGGGCTCTCCGAGGCACATCAGACTCTGGTGCGGAACGGGCTCCGGAACCGGGTTCGCGTGGAGTGCGATGGCGGGCTGCGCACAGGCCGTGACGTCGCGATTGCCGCCATGCTGGGTGCCGATGAATTCGGGTTTTCGACCATACCGCTGGTGGCCATGGGTTGCATCATGATGCGGAAATGCCACCTGAACACGTGCCCTGTAGGAGTGGCCACCCAGAATCCGGTGCTCAGGGAGCGCTTCAATGGCCTGCCCGAGCACGTGGTCAACTATTTCCATTTTGTGGCCGAGGAGCTGCGATCCATCATGGCGGAGCTGGGTGTGCGCACCGTCCGGGAGCTGACCGGTCGGGTTGAGTTGCTTCGCCAGCGCGCGGAAGCTCCGGGGAGGGCAGCCCGTGTAGATCTCACGCGTGTATTGGCCGTGCCCACTGCTGATCCCCGCCTGCAGGGATTCGACCTGCCGCGCACGGAGGACCTTCTGGCCGGCCAGTTGGACCGCGCCTGGCTGCGCGAGGCGGCATGCGACATCGAAGCAGGTCGACCTGTTGTGCTCAGGGCCAACCTGGACAACACGGACCGAACGGTCGGCACCATCATCTCCAACCGACTCGTGAATCTGCCTCGTCCGCCTGCAGACGATGCGGTCACACTGCAGCTGGTCGGCACCGCTGGGCAGAGCTTCTGCGCGTTCGGCACTCGCGGACTGCGCGCGCATCTGACCGGGCAAGCCAACGACTACATGGGCAAGGGTCTGTGCGGTGCCCATGTGATCATAGCGCCGCCCGACGACGTGGGATTCCGTCCCCATGAGCAAATCGCCGTCGGCAACGTGGCGCTCTACGGGGCAACGGCGGGAGACGTGTTCATCCGCGGACGGGCCGGTGAACGCTTCGCCGTGCGCAACAGCGGTGTGAACGCCGTGGTGGAAGGCGTGGGCGATCACGGCTGTGAGTACATGACGGGTGGCCGCGTGGTCATCCTGGGGCCGACGGGTCGCAATTTTGCGGCGGGCATGTCCGGCGGCGTTGCCTACGTGCTGGACGGCACGTGGGATTTTCGCCAGGGCCGCTGTACGGGCGATGGGGTGGATCTCGAATCCCTGACCGATCCAGAGGACATCAGCGAACTGCGCGCCATGGTGGAAGCCCACCTGCATTGGACCCGAAGTGCGGTCGCGCAGTGGGTACTCGACAACTGGGACGCAGCCCTGCAGGAATTCGTCAAGGTGATGCCGCTCGAGTACCGGGCGGCGCTCAAACGGCTGGCCACCGAGGCCGGCGAACAGGTGGCCGCGTAATGGGAAAACCGACCGGCTTCATCGAGTACGACCGCGTGGATGTGCTGTACAGGCCTGTGGAGGAACGCGTCGGCGATTTCCGCCACGTTGCCATGCTCCCGCCCTGGGATTCCGCGCGCACGCAGGCCAGCCGCTGCATGGATTGTGGAATCCCTTTTTGCCACTCGGGCTGCCCGCTGGGCAACCAGATCCCGGACTGGAATGATCTGGTGCACAGGGGTGACTGGGCGCGCGCCTACCAGGCGCTAAGGGAAACCAACAACTTTCCGGAATTCACCGGGCAGGTGTGCCCGGCGCCGTGTGAGGCTGCCTGTGTGGCAGGCATTGGCGGTGAGCCCGTCGCCATCGAACAGATTGAGTGGGCCATTGCCGAGCGGGCGTTTGAAGACGGAATCGCCAAGGCGCATCCCCCGGCGCAACGCACCGGAAGACGGGTGGCCGTCGTGGGCTCCGGTCCAGCGGGCCTGGCCTGTGCCGACCAGCTGAACCAGGCCGGCCACGAGGTCGTCGTCTTCGAGCGCGACGCCAAACCCGGCGGACTACTGCGCTACGGCATCCCGGACTTCAAGCTCGAGAAATGGGTGGTTGAACGTCGGATTCAGCTGTTGACGGCCGAGGGCGTGCGCTTTGTCACCGGCGTTGAGGTCGGCACGGAAGTGACCGCAGAAGACCTGGAAGCCTTCGATGCGGTGGTGCTCTGCACCGGGTCTACCGTGCCGCGGGACCTTCCCGTGCCAGGCCGGGATCTGAACGGGATTCATCCGGCGATGGACTTTCTGGCGGCCCAGAACCGTGTCGTCGGCGGGGAAGCCGAGGAGGTCCCGCCCGGCCTCTCCGCAGCGGGCCGACACGTCATCGTCATCGGCGGTGGGGACACGGGGAGCGACTGTGTCGGCACAGCCAACAGGCAGGGCGCGGCATCGGTCACACAGTTCGAATTGCTGCCAATGCTGCCTTCGGGTCGGCCGGCGCATCAGCCCTGGCCGTACTTCCCCATGAAGCTGAAGACCACGACCTCCCATGAGGAGGGCGCGGACCGCCACTGGTCTCTCATGACCACTGCCTTCACCGGAGATGATGACGTCCGAGGCCTGCGAACGGTGATCGTGAACGATCAGCTTCAGTCCGCGCCAGGCTCGGAACGTGAGTGGAAGGCCGATCTGGTGCTGCTGGCGGTGGGCTACGTCGGCACCGAGAATCCACTGCTGGAGGCCCTCGGGTTGGTGGCGACCCCTCGCGGTACCGTGGGGAGTGGTGACTTCACGACGTCACGCGAAGGCTACTTCGCGGCCGGTGACGCGCGTCGAGGGCAAAGCCTGGTGGTCTGGGCCATCTCCGAGGGTCGCGAAGCTGCCGCGGCGGTGGATGAATACCTCATGGGTTCGACCAGGCTGGCCCGCAAGGGCGACGGTGACCTACCCAGAAAGTAGCAGCACGTCAACGGGCTTCGGATATTCCGAAAAGTTAGTAGCACCGATTGCCCCCCACTGCGATGAAGCAGTTGACCCGATCGGACGAGACGTTTCTGGTAGCCATCCACTGCCTGGGAGACGACGCGTTCAGTACCTCCATTCTCGATGAACTCAAGCGCCGTGTCGGCAAAAAGGTGACCGTCGGCAGCCTGTGGGTGTCCCTGGACTCGCTTGCGGACCGGGGCTACCTGAGAAAGAATCCCCGGCCGGGTGCATCGGTCGGTCGGCCGCGCGTCTACTATGCGCTCACCCCGAAAGGACGCAGGGCGCTGATTCGTGCGCGCGAGAACCACGAGCAGCTGTGGGCGGACGTGCCCGCGCTTCGCTAGCGGCGAACCCCCTCATTGTCTACTTGTTGAACACTCATGGCCATTCTTCTGGCATACAGTGGCGGTCTCGACACCTCCTTTTGCGTTCCGTTCCTGAAGGAGGAGTACGGGGAGCCCGTCATCACCATCACGGTCAATACCGGCGGAGTAGATCCGGCCGAAGCAGAGGCGATTGAGGCGCGATCCCTGGAACTGGGCGCAGAGCGTCACATCCTCCTGGATGGACGCAGCCGCCTCTTTGAGGACCACCTGAAATACCTCGTGATGGGCAACGTGCTTCGCGGCAACGTCTACCCGCTGTGTGTGGGGCCGGAGCGCGTGGTGCAGGCACGTTTGATCGTCGAGGAAGCGGACAAACTGGGTGCGCGAGCCGTGGCGCATGGCTCGACCGGCGCCGGCAACGATCAGGTGCGATTTGATGTGGCGTTGCGCATTCTGGCGGGAGACCTGGAGGTGATCACACCCATTCGGGAGCGCGGACTCTCGCGCGCCGACACGACGGCGTACCTCAAGGAGCGAGGCTTCGACGTGCCCGCCTCCATCACCACCTACAGCATCAATGCCGGACTCTGGGGCACCACCATCGGAGGCCGGGAGACCCTGGACAGCCGCGAGCCCGTTCCGGATGAGGCGTACCCGGCTACGGTTTCGCCCGCCGAAGCCCCGGATCAAGCGAGGGCGATGGCGTTGACATTTGAGGCCGGCGTCCCCGTTGCCGTGGACGGCGAGTCCATGGATCCGGTGACGCTTATCGAATGGCTCAACCGCGAGGCCGGCGCGCACGGCATCGGCCGGGCCATTCACGTGGGCGATACGATCCTCGGCATCAAGGGCCGCGTCGCGTTTGAAGCGCCCGCCCCTGCCGTGCTCATCACGGCCCATCGCGAACTGGAGAAGGTTGTTCTATCCAAGTGGCAGCAGTTCCAGAAGTCACAGTTGGCGGACTTCTACGGCATGCTGCTGCATGAAGGGCAATACTTCGATCCGGTCATGCGTGACATTGAGGCCTTCCTGGAGTCATCGCAGGTCCCCGTAAGCGGCACTGTACAGGTCCGTCTGCACAAAGGTCGCATTGACGTGCTGGGCTGCGAGAGTCCGCACTCGATGTTCGACGCCAACGTGGCCACCTACGGCGAAACCAACGAGCTCTGGGATGGCAGGGATGCGCGCGGCTTCGCCCGCATCGCCGCCGTGCACGCGTTGCTGGCCCGCACAGCCAGGGAGGACGCGTGATGCGCGCCGGCGTGCTTCACGGAGCAGGGTACACGGGACGGGAGCTCATCCGCCTGATCCGTCGCCACCCACGCCTGGAACTGGCCCTGGTGACCAGCCGCACGTTTGCCGGTCAGCCCGTGTGGAACGTGCATCCCGATCTGAGAGAGGGAGCATTTTCGGTGCTGCGCGGAGTCGACCCGGCCGCGAGGCTGACGTTCACATCGCCCGACCCGACCGCAGCCGCACAGATGGACGTGCTGTTCGTCGCCGCCGAGCACGGGCAGGGCGCCGTCACGTGCAAGGCTGTGCTGGATGCCGGCTTTGAAGGCTACATCATCGATTTGAGTGCGGATTTCCGGCTTCCGGAAGCAGCTGATTACAAGGCGCGCTACGAGCGCGAGCACCCGGCCCCGGAACTGGCGGGCTCATTTGTGTACGGCATGGCGGATCTCGCCGCGCCGTACGCCGAGGGAACGCGCCGCGTAGCCAATCCGGGCTGTTTTGCCACCGGCCTCACGCTGGCGCTTGCTCCGCTGGCACCGCTGAAGGCGCACGTCACGGCACTCACGGGCGCGTCCGGATCCGGAGCACGCCCCAAGCCGACGACCCATTTTCCCGATCGCGAGGGCAACGTGCGCGCCTACAAGGTGTTGTGCCACCAGCATATGGCCGAGGTCATGGAAGTGGTTGGCGCCTCATCCGAGGTGGATTTCATTCCTGTATCCGGACCATGGACTCGTGGCATCTGGGGCACTGCGCATGTTGAGACCTCAGCCGACGTAGACGCCGCGTTCCGCAAAGCCTTTGAAGGTAGACCGCTCGTCAGACTGTGGCCCGATCAACTACCCGAGCTGCGCTGGTCGGTCGGCACGCCCTATTGTGACATAGGGTGGGTGCGCAAGGACGATGCGCTGGTCGTTGGATTTGCGCTCGACAACCTGCTGAAGGGCGCCGCCTCCCAAGCGGTGCACAACTTCAATCTCATTTCCGGCCTGGACGAGACGGAGGGACTGGTGTGAAGAGGCAGGAGGTCATCGCCCAGGAAGAGCAGTATCAGCTGCGCACGTACCGGAAAAAGGCGGTGGCCCCGGTGCGAGGCGAGGGCTGTTACCTGTGGGAGGAGGACGGAACGCGGTACATCGACCTGTACGGGGGCCACTGCGTGGTGCTTCTGGGGCACAGTCACGCCGGCGTGCGCGAAGCCCTGCACCGCCAACTCGACCACATCACCTTCTACTCCAACGCGGTCTACAGCGAGACGCGTGCCCGCGCCGCAAAGGCGCTGGCCGATTTCGCTCCCGGAGGCCTGGGCAACGTGTTCTTCTGCAGCACCGGCACCGAAGCCAACGAAACGGCCCTCAAGATTGCCCGGAAGGCTACCGGCAAACCCGTCGTTGTTGCCATGGAGGGCGGATTCCACGGGCGCACGCTCGGCAGCCTGTCGGTCACCCACGGCAAGTACCGCCAACCGTACGCGGACATAGCGGCGCCGACCGAGTTCGTGCCCTTTGCCAACGCCGGGGCGGTGCGGGACCTCCTGAGGACACGCGATGACGTTGCCGCCGTCATTCTGGAGCCGATACAATCCATGGCCGGCGTTGCCACGGCACCACCCGCTTACTTCCGGTCCCTGCGCGACACCTGTTCGGAGTTCGGCGTTCAGCTGATCTTCGACGAGATCCAGACCGGCGTCGGGCGAACCGGCACGTTTTCGATTTCGGAGCGCTACGGGATCACACCGGATCTGATCACGCTGGCCAAGAGTCTCGGCAACGGCGTGCCCGTCGGTGCGGTCCTTGTGAACGATGCGCTTGCAGCCACTGTGCAGTATGGCGATCAGGGCACGACCTTTGGCGGCGGCATGCTGGCGATGGCTGCGGTCGAAGCGACACTGACCGCCCTGCGCAAAGAGAATGTCATGGCCAAGGCCACCGCCTTCGAGTCCGCCGTACGTCACCGGATCGGTCCCATCGTGCGTCAGATCCGGGGTGCGGGCTGTCTTCTTGGTCTGGACCTCGGCATGCCGGCCGCGGGCGTGATCGCCCACCTGCACGAGCAGAAGATCATTGTCGGAGGGTCAAACCATGCGAATGTGATGCGCCTGATGCCTCCGGCACTCACACCGCTATCCGTCGTGGAGATCTTCGCAGTGGCGCTGGAGAAAGCACTGGCGGAGGCCCCGAATCCGGCATGACCCACCTGTTGGATTGGCATCTCGAGTCCGGGTCCGCGTGGCAGACCTGCATCGAAGAAGCGCGCCGATTTGCGGAAGACCGGACCTACAAGGCCGGAGTGGCCGCAGGGCGTTCGCTGGGTCTGCTCTTTTTCAACCCCTCGCTGCGCACCCGAACCTCGATGGAGGTAGCCGCCGCGAGACTCGGTGCGCACAGCAGCATAATCGTGCCGGGCCAGGGCACCTGGGGCTTTGCATGGCAGGATGGCACCCGGATGGACGGAAGCGAAGCCGAGCACATCCGGGAGGCTGCGGGCGTGCTGTCGCAGTATTTCGATGCGATCGGCGTGCGGCTATTTGCCGGGATGACCGACCGGGCGGCCGACCGCGAAGAACACCATCTGAGACGATTCCTGGACGCGGCGCAGGTGCCGGTGGTGAACCTGGAGTCTGCGTACTGGCATCCCTGCCAGGCGCTGGCCGACGCAGCTTGCATGCACGAACGGTTTGGCGGCGATCCCGCCGGGAAACGATTTCTGCTGACCTGGGCCTACCACCCCAAGGCACTGCCTACCGCGGTGCCCAACTCGGCCTTGCTGAATGCTGCCCGGCTGGGCATGCGCGTCACCGTGGCCAGGCCGCCGGGATTCGAACTGGACCCGGAGGTCATGGCGCTCGCGCGGCGGCACGCCACGGTCGAAGAAACGGACGACCTCTCTGCCGCAATGGACGGCGCGCATGTCGTCTACGCGAAGGCCTGGTCCGGAACCGCGATCTACACCGACCCGGAGCGTGAAGCCGCGCAGCGGGGCGCACTCCAGGATTGGCGGATTTCTGCCGCGCACATGGCCGCCACGGAGAACGGTGCATTCATGCACTGCCTGCCGGTGCGACGCAATGTGGTCGTGGACGATGCGGTGCTCGACGGCCCGCAGGCGCTTCACCTCCGACAGGCCGCATACCGGCTGTTCGCACAACAGGCCATTCTGTGCCGGGCCTGGGACCTGTGAGTGCGCTGACGGTCATCAAGATCGGCGGCGGTGTGGTCGTCGCCCAGGACGCGCTCTGGCAGGTGGTCAGGGCCCGGGCGGGCGGCACAGTGCTGGTGCACGGCGGCGGACCGCAGGCCACTGCCATGGCGCGCCGACTTGGTCATGATCCCGTCATTGTGCAGGGTCGTCGCGTCACCTCGGATCTGGACCTGGACATCGTGCGATGGACCATGCGGGGTGAGATCAACCTGTCGCTTGTCGCGGGTGCCCGCCGACACGGCCTGCCTGCCGTGGGCATTTCCGGCGCCGACGGCGCCACGCTGCAGGTCACGCGCCGGCCGCCCTGGGAAATCGACGGCCAGACGGTGGATTTCGGATGGGTGGGCGATGTGCAGGGGGTTGACCCGTCCTTGCTGCAGACCCTGATCTCCTCGGGCTATCTGCCCGTTGTAGCTCCCATCGGAATAGACGCCGAGGGGCAGGTCTACAATGTCAATGCGGACACCGTCTCCGTGGCGATCGCGGGCGCGCTGGCAGCCACGGAGTTGCTGCTGGTCACCGAGACCGGCGGACTGCTGGATGATGCCGGAAAGCCGGTAGAACGATGCGACCGCACGCTCTTTCAGGCGGGCCTGGACCAGGGCTGGATTCAGGGCGGCATGCGGGTCAAGGTGCAACTGGCTCTCGAAGCGCTGGAGGCAGGCGTATCCCGGGTGCGCATTGTGGGCCCGGGCCTGACCGGCGGAACAGTGGTGCAGACATGACGGCCACCGAGATTCTGCGCACGCTCGCGAGCATCAGGAGTCTGTCGGGCGATGAGGCCGCGGCTGCCGATGCGCTGCAGGCCATCCTGGCGGGCGGCGGCGTCGAAGTGCACCGCTTTGAAAACAATGTCTGGTGCAGTGTAGGCCGAGGCGAGGACGTGCTGCTGCTGAACAGCCACCTGGACGTGGTACCCCCATCCGACAACCACCCGTTTCCACCCTTTCAGCCCACTGAGAAGGACGGATGGCTGTATGGCCGGGGCACGGTGGACGCCAAGGGGTCGGTCTCGGCCATGGCGGCGACCCTGCTGGCGCTTCAGCGTGACGGGTATGACCGGGGCCGCGTGGTCGGTGCGTTCACCGCCTGCGAAGAGACCGGCTGGCCATACAACGGACTTCAGCAGACCAGGCCACACCTGCCTCCGCTGAGCGCCGCGATCGTCGGTGAGCCTACCGATCTGCAGCCGTGCATCGCCCAGAAAGGACTGCTGATTCTGCGCCTCGACGCGCGAGGTCGCAGTGCGCACGCCGCCAGACCGCACCTGGGGGACAACGCCGTGCTGCGTGCGGCACGGGACCTCCTCAAAATCGAAGCCCTCAAGCCCGAGCGTGTGCATCCGCTGCTCGGTCCCGTGACCATCACGCCGACAGTGATCGAAGGCGGAACCGTGCGCAATCTGATCCCGGAGCTGTGCTCCTTCTATCTGGACGTGCGCTCCACGCCCTCCTATACGCACGATGAGTTGGCGCAGCTGGTCCGTGACGCGGTCGATAGCGACGTCGTCGTGCA
This window encodes:
- the gltB gene encoding glutamate synthase large subunit, with translation MVPAFPDLYQPEFEHDACGVGMVCRIDGSPSHDVIDKGLKILVRLEHRGAVGADPATGDGSGIMLQIPHAFLIKEARALGIQLPDPGAYAVGTVFVPRDRDTTRRDLRRAAERAGLKVLGWRQVPVHTEGLGRASLESRPDIWQVFLARPEHCDDDLAFARALFVARRLAESEGNLYFCGLSATTIVYKGQLTEAQLRDFYPDLQDPSMASAMALVHSRFSTNTFPRWPLAQPFRFLAHNGEINTLRGNANWMKAREALFQTEVFGEHTGVLHQILDRSGSDSLQLDQALELMLLTGRSLPQSVMTLLPEAWEHNDGMEAGRRAFYEYTACHMEPWDGPAAVLFSDGRHAGAVMDRNGLRPVRYTVTHDGYMIVASEAGPLDIEAANVQHNGRLQPGRMLLVDLQEGRLIEDEEIKTHVAGGRPYGQWLTEHMRHVDTLPEAAVQRPGHEADMVTLWRRFGYTRESLEQLVAPMAEKGKEPIASMGRDIPLAVLSSQPRPLFDYFKQLFAQVTNPPLDAIREEMVTSLFVNLGAAHNLFEEAPEAARLVRLDTPVISADTLNRLEHLERTEVLSSTMPSGADGDRLEAALEDLRCAASRAIEDGRDILVLSDRVPGEGRVPLPTLLAVGAVHHHLIRTGRRMRCSLVVDSGEPREVHHCCTLLGYGANAVHPWLAVRSAQYLAEQARIRLPDPAEAANRLLQALNASVLKVMSKMGISTVQSYTGAQIFEAVGVHPDVVADAFVGTPSRIGGIRLDDIARDYGVYHEHATAPRLPLEPELPEGGTQRWRRSGEHHVLRPEVVASLQQSVRDGSDSEYARFAELVNDQSRKLGALRGLMEFVPGTPVPLEEVEPWTEIVTRFKTGAMSYGSLSGEAHATLAEAMNRIGGRSNTGEGGEDPERYARAHPARSRIKQVASGRFGVTMPYLASADEIQIKMAQGAKPGEGGQLPGEKVYPWIARTRYSTPYVGLISPPPHHDIYSIEDLAQLIFDLRNANPDARISVKLVSEAGVGTVAAGVAKAKADVVLISGHDGGTGASPANSILHAGLPWELGLSEAHQTLVRNGLRNRVRVECDGGLRTGRDVAIAAMLGADEFGFSTIPLVAMGCIMMRKCHLNTCPVGVATQNPVLRERFNGLPEHVVNYFHFVAEELRSIMAELGVRTVRELTGRVELLRQRAEAPGRAARVDLTRVLAVPTADPRLQGFDLPRTEDLLAGQLDRAWLREAACDIEAGRPVVLRANLDNTDRTVGTIISNRLVNLPRPPADDAVTLQLVGTAGQSFCAFGTRGLRAHLTGQANDYMGKGLCGAHVIIAPPDDVGFRPHEQIAVGNVALYGATAGDVFIRGRAGERFAVRNSGVNAVVEGVGDHGCEYMTGGRVVILGPTGRNFAAGMSGGVAYVLDGTWDFRQGRCTGDGVDLESLTDPEDISELRAMVEAHLHWTRSAVAQWVLDNWDAALQEFVKVMPLEYRAALKRLATEAGEQVAA
- a CDS encoding glutamate synthase subunit beta, yielding MGKPTGFIEYDRVDVLYRPVEERVGDFRHVAMLPPWDSARTQASRCMDCGIPFCHSGCPLGNQIPDWNDLVHRGDWARAYQALRETNNFPEFTGQVCPAPCEAACVAGIGGEPVAIEQIEWAIAERAFEDGIAKAHPPAQRTGRRVAVVGSGPAGLACADQLNQAGHEVVVFERDAKPGGLLRYGIPDFKLEKWVVERRIQLLTAEGVRFVTGVEVGTEVTAEDLEAFDAVVLCTGSTVPRDLPVPGRDLNGIHPAMDFLAAQNRVVGGEAEEVPPGLSAAGRHVIVIGGGDTGSDCVGTANRQGAASVTQFELLPMLPSGRPAHQPWPYFPMKLKTTTSHEEGADRHWSLMTTAFTGDDDVRGLRTVIVNDQLQSAPGSEREWKADLVLLAVGYVGTENPLLEALGLVATPRGTVGSGDFTTSREGYFAAGDARRGQSLVVWAISEGREAAAAVDEYLMGSTRLARKGDGDLPRK
- a CDS encoding helix-turn-helix transcriptional regulator, producing the protein MKQLTRSDETFLVAIHCLGDDAFSTSILDELKRRVGKKVTVGSLWVSLDSLADRGYLRKNPRPGASVGRPRVYYALTPKGRRALIRARENHEQLWADVPALR
- a CDS encoding argininosuccinate synthase, encoding MAILLAYSGGLDTSFCVPFLKEEYGEPVITITVNTGGVDPAEAEAIEARSLELGAERHILLDGRSRLFEDHLKYLVMGNVLRGNVYPLCVGPERVVQARLIVEEADKLGARAVAHGSTGAGNDQVRFDVALRILAGDLEVITPIRERGLSRADTTAYLKERGFDVPASITTYSINAGLWGTTIGGRETLDSREPVPDEAYPATVSPAEAPDQARAMALTFEAGVPVAVDGESMDPVTLIEWLNREAGAHGIGRAIHVGDTILGIKGRVAFEAPAPAVLITAHRELEKVVLSKWQQFQKSQLADFYGMLLHEGQYFDPVMRDIEAFLESSQVPVSGTVQVRLHKGRIDVLGCESPHSMFDANVATYGETNELWDGRDARGFARIAAVHALLARTAREDA
- the argC gene encoding N-acetyl-gamma-glutamyl-phosphate reductase, which gives rise to MRAGVLHGAGYTGRELIRLIRRHPRLELALVTSRTFAGQPVWNVHPDLREGAFSVLRGVDPAARLTFTSPDPTAAAQMDVLFVAAEHGQGAVTCKAVLDAGFEGYIIDLSADFRLPEAADYKARYEREHPAPELAGSFVYGMADLAAPYAEGTRRVANPGCFATGLTLALAPLAPLKAHVTALTGASGSGARPKPTTHFPDREGNVRAYKVLCHQHMAEVMEVVGASSEVDFIPVSGPWTRGIWGTAHVETSADVDAAFRKAFEGRPLVRLWPDQLPELRWSVGTPYCDIGWVRKDDALVVGFALDNLLKGAASQAVHNFNLISGLDETEGLV
- a CDS encoding aspartate aminotransferase family protein, which codes for MKRQEVIAQEEQYQLRTYRKKAVAPVRGEGCYLWEEDGTRYIDLYGGHCVVLLGHSHAGVREALHRQLDHITFYSNAVYSETRARAAKALADFAPGGLGNVFFCSTGTEANETALKIARKATGKPVVVAMEGGFHGRTLGSLSVTHGKYRQPYADIAAPTEFVPFANAGAVRDLLRTRDDVAAVILEPIQSMAGVATAPPAYFRSLRDTCSEFGVQLIFDEIQTGVGRTGTFSISERYGITPDLITLAKSLGNGVPVGAVLVNDALAATVQYGDQGTTFGGGMLAMAAVEATLTALRKENVMAKATAFESAVRHRIGPIVRQIRGAGCLLGLDLGMPAAGVIAHLHEQKIIVGGSNHANVMRLMPPALTPLSVVEIFAVALEKALAEAPNPA
- a CDS encoding N-acetylornithine carbamoyltransferase, with protein sequence MTHLLDWHLESGSAWQTCIEEARRFAEDRTYKAGVAAGRSLGLLFFNPSLRTRTSMEVAAARLGAHSSIIVPGQGTWGFAWQDGTRMDGSEAEHIREAAGVLSQYFDAIGVRLFAGMTDRAADREEHHLRRFLDAAQVPVVNLESAYWHPCQALADAACMHERFGGDPAGKRFLLTWAYHPKALPTAVPNSALLNAARLGMRVTVARPPGFELDPEVMALARRHATVEETDDLSAAMDGAHVVYAKAWSGTAIYTDPEREAAQRGALQDWRISAAHMAATENGAFMHCLPVRRNVVVDDAVLDGPQALHLRQAAYRLFAQQAILCRAWDL
- the argB gene encoding acetylglutamate kinase; the encoded protein is MPGLGPVSALTVIKIGGGVVVAQDALWQVVRARAGGTVLVHGGGPQATAMARRLGHDPVIVQGRRVTSDLDLDIVRWTMRGEINLSLVAGARRHGLPAVGISGADGATLQVTRRPPWEIDGQTVDFGWVGDVQGVDPSLLQTLISSGYLPVVAPIGIDAEGQVYNVNADTVSVAIAGALAATELLLVTETGGLLDDAGKPVERCDRTLFQAGLDQGWIQGGMRVKVQLALEALEAGVSRVRIVGPGLTGGTVVQT
- a CDS encoding M20/M25/M40 family metallo-hydrolase; the protein is MTATEILRTLASIRSLSGDEAAAADALQAILAGGGVEVHRFENNVWCSVGRGEDVLLLNSHLDVVPPSDNHPFPPFQPTEKDGWLYGRGTVDAKGSVSAMAATLLALQRDGYDRGRVVGAFTACEETGWPYNGLQQTRPHLPPLSAAIVGEPTDLQPCIAQKGLLILRLDARGRSAHAARPHLGDNAVLRAARDLLKIEALKPERVHPLLGPVTITPTVIEGGTVRNLIPELCSFYLDVRSTPSYTHDELAQLVRDAVDSDVVVHSERMIAVGTPENARVTKAAVAGSGGTPFGSPTASDWIFLSDIPVVKMGPGSSNLSHTADERIRIDELERAVTVYRETIEHYFA